TAAGTAGAGGAATTTAGTTTGTCCAATTCCTGATATGCTTTAAATTTTCCTTGCCCTTTTATCTTCTATAAGTAATTTGCCTTCATAAAACATGTACACTACACCATAACACAACAAGTCTACTTGTGATCAAAAGTTGATGAATTTGTGGTTATTGAGTATATAGTCATGGAATTCCCTGAACTTTCATTGGCTCCTTCTCATCTTTCCAATTATGAATCTCATGAAATCAATCTTCCAATGAAGAGAAAGCAAGATATGATTCAAGCAAGTGTTGATCTTCAACTTAAAGATCCTCTTCCTTTGGATTGGGAGCAATGTCTTGATCTTGAAGtataccctttctttctttctccaaaTTTTCACTTCAAATTCatctttttatattaattagcTTAAGTTATATACACCGACAATATAAATCACTTTGTATAGTATATACAAAGTTAAATCCTTTCTTATAGTATGTGTTGAACTAGGTGAAAATTTTGCTCTGCACTGCTGATGCTGGGTCAAGAATTAGTTACAATGCTTACTTTTACTCtgttttttctaaaactaatgATGTTTATTTTGCAACAAACTTGCAGTCAGGAAGAATGTATTACCTAAATAGGAAAACACTGAGGAAGACATGGGATTGGCCAAAGGACCAAAAGCTAGACCTTGAACTAAACATGTCATCAAGGTCAATTCAGATGGATGATGATCATCATGACTATTACTCATCAAAGAAACAGAACAAAAGCAACAGTCATGGGAGCAACAGTATGATAGCATTGCCATGTTCAAATTGTCATCTATTAGTAATAGTGTCACAATCATCACCTTCTTGTCCAAATTGCAAGTATGTCCACTCTCTACTTTCCAACAATAACAATGCCGCCACCTCCACCCCAAAGTGTTATGACACTTTGAGCCTCTTGAACTAGCTACACTTTTCTACTACTACTTCCTGTTTCTTCGTTGGGAAAAATGTTATTAATGTGATGGTTACAAAGCTCCAAGTACCACCATATGTCATCATGCAGTGTTTCTCCTTTTCTTGTGTACTTGAAATAGTAAATAACTTTCAAACATCACTTAGTGCATCTAATGTTCAAGTTCTATTTATCGTGAGAGAGGTCAAGTGAAGTTTGAATCGTGTCAACTCATAACGCTATCAAAGTAGATCCATCCTAATATTGGGATAATACATAAAAAGAACTCCAAACTATTCCTGATTTTACCATTGCCATATTAACTTTGCGGAAGAAAACATTTTTTCCATTTTGTTGAGGCATGATGAGAGAGGGCGGCTCCAACTGAAGTAAATGGAGGCGGACCACAATTTCCCAAGTAAGAGATAGAATCTCACTAATTGGAAGGAAAAGGAGGGCTTTGATTGGGAGTTCCATCATTCAGACGTACAAGACAAATGGCGAGGCAagaagctttttttttttttttgaatgagaGGTTCCAAGAGGTTGGctaattcttctttttttcttctttggaGGCACTTCTGATCGATTTGGAATATTTGTTCTTCAACGAAAAGCCTTCGAATTTCCGAAATCGTCGTCTTAGTTAAACCTATAGAATTCTTCCTACTACTCTCCTAACCGGTACGAAATGGTATTACTAAAGGAGGCGCTTGTCACGCGTCAATCCTGTGGTGTCacctattttatttataaaaatttccagTATTAGATTGGACTTTCAACCAAACTATACGACGCTTTATTTATTACATAGTAATGTTTTACTCCAAAAGCCAAAACAGATCATGCTGTAATCTACGAGGAGAACTAACTTTGTACTCCTATATGCTTCATCTATCTCATATTAGATGAACATctgattaaaaatatttgtccatattacttgatcacttactaaatcaaaatagaattaattaattttttttcattttacccCGTACAATTAATATGTTTTgaaagtttaaataaattttgaagatccaaaaattttctttttcaagagGCTAATTAATATAAGCAAAGGTCAAAATAGTAAAGTTGATCAATctattaatgatttcttaattaTCATGTAAAATAGAAAGTGTAcatctaatatgggacggagggagtgCCTATTAGTATATGACTCTATTGCATTTTATTTCAATAATAACTTATACAATAAGAACCAAAAATCATTTTGACATGAATTATCCACTTATAAAATTGAATCTTTTAATTTATTGCTCGATTTCAAccttaattaatgaaaaatttcccaaaattatcttttatataCTTTCTCGAACCATGAAATGTCATTTCTCTTCGCTCAAAATAAGGTTAGTCTCTTCTCACGATGCAATAGACTATAGACAAGTTTACTCccaattttataatatatatgtagCCTTTTCACAACTCTAAGAAACTAAGGACAATTGATAAAGGTGGGCAAGTTCAAACattagtcaaaaatgaaaaatcatcAAATGAATTTATAAATTACTCAACCTATGTCATGTAAAGTTGTAGTTGTCCATTTAAAGGACTCAATCATGTGTAATGTTACATTTCTAGAATTGCCATTGAAATATCAAAGTATAACCTTTATCAGTTATCTAGCTACTCCTTTATTTAAGCATAAATATATTGATCCATATTTATGGGATGAACAGGGTCTTtacatacaaatatataaaattattataatgaaTATATAACGAATAAACTCTATTTCATACTCAAACGTAAAACAAcatcatattaaaaaaaaatcattttgttATTACTGATGGAAGCACtagatagaaaaatattttgtcaTGATCATGTCCTTTTGTGAAActcaattcaaattcaaattgt
This DNA window, taken from Solanum dulcamara chromosome 3, daSolDulc1.2, whole genome shotgun sequence, encodes the following:
- the LOC129881956 gene encoding protein CURLY FLAG LEAF 1-like — translated: MEFPELSLAPSHLSNYESHEINLPMKRKQDMIQASVDLQLKDPLPLDWEQCLDLESGRMYYLNRKTLRKTWDWPKDQKLDLELNMSSRSIQMDDDHHDYYSSKKQNKSNSHGSNSMIALPCSNCHLLVIVSQSSPSCPNCKYVHSLLSNNNNAATSTPKCYDTLSLLN